Proteins from a genomic interval of Bradyrhizobium sp. CCBAU 53340:
- a CDS encoding amidohydrolase: protein MNRRECLHLLTGLAGATLASGARAEEKVIPTITPPDPHPETPSFKLPPKSCDSHTHIFGPASRYPFSEKRPYNTADAPLEMFRSVHEKIGVERCVIVNATVHGTDNRVVTDAIAQSEGAYKGIANVSDEMTEKELAALDKAGICGCRFAFLKRLGGVGDMTKFQRIVHRVAELGWHIDVYFEPGTIPEFAPVLTALPTPYVIDHMGTVQAAKGLDDPGFTALLDLHKKDEKCWVKITGLERASAGGKPFHDAVPFAKALIDNAPDRVIWGTDWPHPNVKVMPNDGEIVDLIPLYAPDKAIQQKLLVDNPARLFKFS from the coding sequence ATGAACAGGCGGGAGTGCTTGCATCTCTTGACCGGATTGGCTGGAGCGACGCTCGCGAGCGGAGCGCGTGCGGAAGAGAAGGTGATTCCGACAATCACGCCGCCTGATCCCCATCCCGAGACGCCGTCATTCAAGCTGCCGCCGAAATCATGCGACAGCCATACCCACATCTTCGGGCCGGCGTCACGTTATCCTTTCTCGGAAAAGCGGCCGTACAATACGGCTGATGCTCCGCTGGAGATGTTTCGCAGCGTGCACGAGAAGATCGGCGTCGAGCGCTGCGTGATCGTGAACGCGACCGTGCACGGCACCGACAACCGCGTTGTCACCGACGCCATCGCGCAGAGCGAGGGCGCCTACAAGGGCATCGCCAATGTCAGCGACGAGATGACCGAAAAGGAGCTTGCTGCGCTCGACAAGGCCGGCATCTGCGGTTGCCGCTTCGCCTTTCTCAAGCGCCTCGGCGGTGTCGGCGACATGACCAAGTTCCAGCGCATCGTGCATCGGGTCGCCGAGCTTGGCTGGCATATCGACGTCTATTTCGAGCCAGGCACGATTCCCGAATTCGCCCCAGTTCTCACCGCGCTGCCGACGCCTTACGTGATCGATCACATGGGGACGGTTCAGGCTGCCAAAGGCCTCGACGATCCCGGCTTCACCGCATTGCTCGATCTCCATAAGAAGGATGAGAAGTGCTGGGTCAAGATCACCGGCCTGGAACGCGCCTCCGCGGGCGGAAAACCGTTCCACGACGCGGTGCCGTTTGCGAAGGCGCTGATCGACAATGCGCCGGACCGCGTCATCTGGGGCACCGACTGGCCGCATCCCAACGTCAAGGTGATGCCCAATGATGGCGAGATCGTCGATCTGATCCCTCTCTACGCGCCCGACAAGGCGATCCAGCAGAAGCTGCTGGTCGACAATCCCGCGCGTCTTTTCAAGTTCAGCTAA
- a CDS encoding TetR/AcrR family transcriptional regulator, with product MARKSTSKETARKPNMREAILAAAEELFATNGFNAVSVRDIAQAAGANPGSVTYHFKTKDGLLLEIYRRHCGPMNLRRSELLAAAKRVRDLQDRLEAIVRAYVVPAFTSGSDLAGGGARFTRLRAVMSAEGNEVARKIIAQTFDDTSHAFIDAIHESLPHIPRTDIVWRSHFLLGALYYSLVTPDRVSRLSRGEADGSDPANAIEQLVQATVAAFQAPALDQAAPARRRTVASSKT from the coding sequence ATGGCACGCAAGTCCACCAGCAAGGAAACGGCCCGCAAGCCGAACATGCGCGAGGCGATTCTCGCCGCGGCCGAGGAGCTGTTCGCCACCAACGGCTTCAACGCCGTATCCGTGCGCGACATCGCGCAGGCGGCTGGGGCCAATCCCGGCAGCGTCACCTATCATTTCAAGACCAAGGACGGTCTGCTGCTGGAGATCTATCGGCGCCATTGCGGGCCGATGAACCTCCGCCGCTCGGAGCTGCTCGCCGCCGCCAAGCGCGTGCGTGATCTCCAGGACCGGCTGGAAGCGATCGTGCGGGCCTATGTGGTGCCGGCCTTCACCTCCGGCAGCGATCTCGCCGGGGGCGGGGCGCGCTTCACGCGGCTGCGTGCGGTGATGTCGGCCGAGGGCAACGAAGTCGCGCGAAAAATCATCGCGCAGACCTTCGATGATACCAGTCATGCCTTCATCGATGCGATCCACGAGAGCCTGCCACACATTCCGCGCACCGACATCGTCTGGCGCAGCCACTTCCTGCTCGGCGCGCTCTACTATTCGCTGGTAACGCCGGATCGTGTCTCGCGCCTGTCGCGCGGCGAAGCCGACGGCAGCGATCCCGCCAACGCCATCGAGCAGCTGGTGCAGGCGACCGTGGCCGCGTTCCAGGCGCCGGCGCTGGACCAGGCCGCGCCGGCACGGCGGCGGACTGTCGCAAGCAGCAAAACTTGA